A genomic segment from Streptomyces sp. NBC_00459 encodes:
- a CDS encoding transglycosylase family protein, translated as MAVRGKHRRYQPNRINRASLTVTAGSAGIALPLVGAGVADAADVATWNKVAACESTNDWNINTGNGYYGGLQFSQSTWEAYGGTVYAGRADLATKDQQIAVAEKVLKAQGPGAWPTCSVRAGLTRGGDTPDINPSGNSGRPADSERKSQRTVRDVKPQTTPQSQAGTAEMYTVVHGDTLSAIADDRDVRGGWQRLYASNRTTIGADPDLIVPGQRLNLRTKAAPGAPTTDEPARRSRTEKAPSRTAEKVATKAPRTATTTLTAPVGAATGTPYHKAGSSWSKGYHTGVDFPVPTGTSVKAIGVGEVVDAGWGGSFGYQVVIRHADGRYSQYAHLSAISVRAGQSVSVGQRIGRSGSTGNSTGPHLHFEVRTGPGFGSDIDPLAYLRAGGVRI; from the coding sequence ATGGCCGTGCGCGGCAAGCATCGCCGGTACCAGCCGAACCGGATCAACCGGGCCTCTCTCACCGTCACCGCCGGCAGCGCGGGCATCGCGCTCCCGCTGGTGGGCGCCGGGGTGGCGGACGCGGCGGATGTGGCGACCTGGAACAAGGTCGCCGCCTGCGAGTCCACGAACGACTGGAACATCAACACCGGCAACGGGTATTACGGCGGGCTCCAGTTCAGCCAGTCCACCTGGGAGGCGTACGGCGGCACGGTCTACGCCGGGCGGGCGGATCTGGCCACCAAGGACCAGCAGATAGCGGTGGCCGAGAAGGTGCTCAAGGCGCAGGGCCCCGGCGCCTGGCCCACCTGCTCGGTCCGCGCCGGCCTCACCCGCGGCGGCGACACCCCCGACATCAACCCCTCGGGCAACTCAGGTAGACCGGCCGACTCGGAACGGAAGTCCCAGCGGACCGTCCGTGACGTGAAGCCGCAGACCACGCCCCAGTCCCAGGCGGGCACCGCCGAGATGTACACCGTCGTGCACGGCGACACCCTCTCCGCCATCGCCGACGACCGCGACGTCCGGGGCGGCTGGCAGCGTCTCTACGCGTCCAACCGCACGACGATCGGCGCCGATCCCGACCTGATCGTCCCCGGCCAGCGGCTGAACCTCCGTACCAAGGCCGCACCCGGTGCCCCCACCACGGACGAGCCCGCCCGCAGGTCCCGGACGGAGAAGGCACCCTCGCGCACCGCGGAGAAGGTCGCCACCAAGGCCCCCCGCACCGCGACCACCACGCTCACCGCACCCGTGGGCGCCGCGACCGGTACGCCGTACCACAAGGCGGGTTCCTCCTGGTCGAAGGGCTATCACACGGGCGTCGACTTCCCGGTGCCCACCGGCACCTCCGTGAAGGCGATCGGCGTGGGCGAGGTCGTCGACGCGGGCTGGGGCGGGTCCTTCGGGTACCAGGTGGTGATCCGGCACGCAGACGGGCGCTACTCGCAGTACGCGCATCTGTCCGCGATCTCCGTACGGGCGGGACAGTCGGTGTCCGTCGGGCAGCGCATCGGGCGCTCCGGTTCCACGGGCAACAGCACGGGCCCGCATCTGCACTTCGAGGTGCGGACGGGGCCCGGCTTCGGCAGCGACATCGACCCGCTGGCCTATCTCAGAGCGGGCGGCGTCAGGATTTGA
- a CDS encoding DMT family transporter — MSALALSILLSLVSAVAYAGGAIVQERVADSGGNGPSYAPMRRPVWWAAVALNGLGGVLHVVALAFGPLSVVQPMGALTIVFALPMAALFVRRKAGAAAWRGAIMATLGLAGLLSLVGTSEAQSLGTTERVLLAVVTGSAVVALMVAGRAAHRHPAVRSTLLAIASGIAFGMSSVFTKVVAVDWSGGLTTADVPSLALIAVLGTSGLLLSQAAYRGGGLTAPLATLTVVNPVVAAAVGITMFGETFRYGTTGTILALSCGVVAAGGLILLTTERLQHATHTDAPPSAFPAAASPVSPVPVGSAPEVPEQAGSGHEEHAETPAVSGKPARPALAGAAAPTPAPLTAQDVLDVLDEEPIPYGAFYGIPYVPIPISARDRHRMRVKS; from the coding sequence ATGAGCGCCCTCGCGTTGTCCATTCTGCTGTCGCTCGTCTCCGCTGTCGCCTACGCGGGCGGGGCGATCGTGCAGGAGCGGGTCGCGGACTCCGGTGGAAACGGCCCGTCCTACGCGCCGATGCGCAGGCCGGTCTGGTGGGCCGCCGTGGCGCTGAACGGCCTGGGCGGAGTGCTGCACGTGGTGGCGCTGGCGTTCGGGCCGCTGAGTGTCGTCCAGCCGATGGGCGCCCTGACCATCGTGTTCGCGCTGCCGATGGCGGCCCTGTTCGTGCGCCGCAAGGCCGGGGCGGCGGCCTGGCGCGGCGCGATCATGGCCACGCTGGGACTCGCGGGTCTGCTGTCCCTGGTCGGCACGTCCGAGGCGCAGTCCCTGGGCACCACCGAGCGGGTGCTGCTGGCCGTGGTCACCGGCTCCGCCGTGGTGGCGCTGATGGTCGCGGGCCGCGCGGCCCACCGGCACCCGGCGGTGCGCAGCACCCTGCTCGCCATCGCGTCCGGTATCGCCTTCGGCATGTCGTCGGTCTTCACGAAGGTGGTCGCCGTGGACTGGTCCGGCGGCCTCACGACCGCGGACGTGCCGTCACTGGCGTTGATCGCGGTGCTCGGCACCTCCGGTCTCCTGCTCTCCCAGGCGGCCTACCGGGGCGGCGGCCTCACGGCACCGCTCGCGACGCTGACGGTCGTGAACCCCGTGGTGGCGGCGGCGGTCGGCATCACGATGTTCGGCGAAACCTTCCGCTACGGCACCACGGGCACCATCCTCGCGCTGAGCTGCGGTGTGGTCGCGGCCGGCGGCCTGATCCTGCTCACCACGGAACGGCTGCAGCACGCCACGCACACCGACGCGCCGCCCTCCGCCTTTCCTGCCGCTGCTTCACCTGTTTCCCCTGTTCCCGTCGGTTCGGCACCCGAGGTACCGGAACAGGCCGGATCCGGGCACGAGGAGCACGCGGAGACGCCGGCGGTGAGCGGGAAGCCCGCCCGGCCCGCCCTGGCAGGTGCGGCGGCACCGACACCGGCACCGCTGACAGCGCAGGACGTGCTGGACGTGCTGGACGAGGAGCCCATTCCGTACGGGGCCTTCTACGGCATCCCCTACGTGCCGATCCCGATATCCGCCCGCGACCGGCACCGGATGCGGGTCAAATCCTGA
- a CDS encoding IucA/IucC family C-terminal-domain containing protein, whose translation MDLDPDLAALRRLGGFFVLRTAGAPADPPPTLAQAYAHRGEEVYADSTTFRVHMVADRIHSSELRVSASIAQQALAARLWSIALGCAVLYGSVPDLDPRLLHWDPAASTPDDLWLAELRPRAADAATVLDLVVHGHLEPLTAALHARYGVAEGLLWGNAGSALAGAARELDRWARGADADAGARARTLAAELFTHPRLAPTGTLTGSAFRRRSCCLYYRVPGGGICGDCCFTRTPWSSPDAASG comes from the coding sequence GTGGACCTCGACCCCGATCTTGCGGCGCTCCGACGGCTCGGCGGCTTCTTCGTACTACGCACGGCCGGAGCCCCCGCCGATCCACCGCCGACACTCGCGCAGGCGTACGCACACCGAGGCGAGGAGGTTTACGCGGATTCGACAACTTTTCGCGTTCATATGGTCGCGGACCGTATTCACAGCTCTGAGCTGCGGGTTTCCGCGTCGATCGCCCAACAGGCGCTCGCGGCCCGTCTGTGGTCCATCGCCCTCGGCTGTGCCGTCCTGTACGGCAGCGTCCCCGACCTCGACCCCCGCCTGCTCCACTGGGACCCCGCCGCGAGCACCCCCGACGACCTGTGGCTGGCGGAGTTGCGCCCCCGGGCGGCCGACGCCGCGACGGTCCTGGACCTCGTCGTGCACGGGCATCTGGAGCCCCTCACGGCCGCCCTGCACGCCCGGTACGGCGTCGCCGAGGGCCTGCTGTGGGGGAACGCGGGATCGGCGCTGGCCGGCGCGGCCCGCGAGCTCGACCGCTGGGCGCGCGGGGCCGACGCCGACGCCGGTGCGCGCGCCCGCACCCTCGCCGCCGAACTGTTCACCCACCCCCGCCTCGCCCCGACCGGCACCCTCACCGGCAGCGCCTTCCGGCGGCGCAGTTGCTGCCTCTACTACCGGGTTCCGGGCGGCGGGATCTGCGGTGACTGTTGCTTCACCAGGACCCCATGGTCTTCCCCGGACGCCGCATCTGGGTGA
- the glgA gene encoding glycogen synthase: protein MRVGLLTREYPPDVYGGAGVHVEFLARELGALTDLEVHCWGEGRGIGVIRHRSWPALDGSNDALRTFSTDLSIAAALEGRELVHSHTWYANLAGHFAKLLYGVPHVMTAHSLEPLRPWKAEQLGGGYALSSWAERTAIEAADAVIAVSGAMREDILACYPALDPSTVHVVHNGIDTSLYRPDHGTDALTRIGVDPDRPYVLFVGRITRQKGVPHLLRAVRDIDPAAQVVLCAGAPDTPEIDREFRELFQELSAVREGVFWIPQMLPRPDVIQLLTHATVFVCPSVYEPLGIVNLEAMACGTPVVASRVGGIPEVVEDGTTGVLVSLDDDPGIFEADLARALDSVIGDPEAARRMGDAGRERAVGEFGWDAVARRTVGLYEEIIKQGQQA, encoded by the coding sequence GTGCGTGTGGGCCTGCTGACCCGGGAGTACCCGCCGGATGTGTACGGCGGCGCGGGAGTCCATGTCGAGTTTCTGGCCCGGGAGTTGGGCGCCCTCACCGACCTGGAGGTGCACTGCTGGGGCGAGGGCCGCGGAATCGGCGTCATCCGGCACCGGTCCTGGCCGGCGCTGGACGGGAGCAACGACGCGCTGCGCACCTTCTCCACGGACCTCTCCATCGCCGCCGCTCTCGAAGGCCGCGAACTGGTCCATTCCCACACCTGGTACGCGAATCTCGCCGGCCACTTCGCCAAGCTCCTGTACGGCGTCCCGCATGTGATGACCGCGCACTCCCTGGAGCCCCTGCGCCCCTGGAAGGCCGAGCAGCTCGGTGGCGGATACGCCCTGTCGAGCTGGGCGGAGCGCACCGCCATCGAGGCCGCCGACGCCGTGATCGCCGTGTCCGGGGCCATGCGCGAGGACATACTCGCCTGCTACCCGGCTCTCGACCCGTCGACCGTCCATGTCGTCCACAACGGCATCGACACCAGCCTCTACCGCCCGGACCACGGCACGGACGCCCTCACCCGGATCGGCGTCGACCCCGACCGGCCGTACGTCCTGTTCGTCGGCCGCATCACCCGGCAGAAGGGCGTGCCCCATCTGCTGCGCGCGGTACGGGACATCGACCCGGCGGCCCAGGTGGTGCTGTGCGCGGGTGCCCCCGACACGCCGGAGATCGACCGGGAGTTCCGCGAACTCTTCCAGGAGCTGAGTGCCGTACGCGAGGGCGTCTTCTGGATCCCGCAGATGCTGCCGCGCCCGGACGTCATCCAACTCCTCACCCATGCCACCGTGTTCGTCTGCCCTTCGGTGTACGAGCCGCTGGGTATCGTCAACCTGGAGGCGATGGCCTGCGGAACTCCCGTCGTGGCCTCGCGCGTCGGGGGCATCCCGGAGGTGGTGGAGGACGGGACAACCGGGGTACTGGTGTCCCTGGACGACGATCCGGGGATCTTCGAGGCGGACCTCGCGCGAGCCCTGGACTCCGTGATCGGTGATCCGGAGGCCGCGCGGCGGATGGGGGACGCCGGACGGGAGCGCGCGGTGGGGGAGTTCGGCTGGGACGCCGTGGCCAGACGGACGGTAGGACTCTATGAAGAGATCATCAAACAAGGTCAACAGGCTTAG
- the glgC gene encoding glucose-1-phosphate adenylyltransferase translates to MRRGGPSVLGIVLAGGEGKRLMPLTADRAKPAVTFGGTYRLVDFVLSNLVNGDIMRICVLTQYKSHSLDRHITTTWRMSSLLGNYVTPVPAQQRLGPRWYLGSADAILQSLNLVHDEQPDYVAVFGADHVYRMDPRQMLNQHIESGAGVTVAGIRVPRAESSSFGVISPGSDGQTVQGFLEKPADPPGLPDDPGCVFASMGNYIFTTKALIEALQRDAEDGDSVHDMGGSILPALTDRGEAQLYDFSENHVPGETTRDQGYWRDVGTLDAYYDAHMDLIAERPAFNLYNRSWPVYTHSGQLSPARFNAGGIASESIISAGCLIRGQVTRSVLSPGVRVDPGAVVQGSILHDNVRIGRGAIVRGAVLDKNVEVPPGATIGVNPERDADLYTVSKGGVIGLGKGQHVS, encoded by the coding sequence ATGCGTCGTGGTGGGCCTTCTGTGCTCGGGATCGTGCTGGCGGGCGGCGAGGGCAAACGTCTGATGCCCTTGACCGCGGACCGCGCGAAACCGGCGGTGACCTTCGGCGGAACGTATCGCCTGGTCGACTTCGTCCTGTCCAACCTGGTCAACGGTGACATCATGCGCATCTGCGTGCTCACGCAGTACAAGTCGCACTCGCTGGACCGGCACATCACCACCACCTGGCGGATGTCCAGTCTGCTCGGCAACTACGTCACCCCCGTCCCCGCCCAGCAGCGGCTGGGCCCGCGCTGGTACCTGGGCAGCGCCGACGCGATCCTCCAGTCCCTCAACCTCGTGCACGACGAGCAACCCGACTACGTCGCGGTGTTCGGCGCCGACCACGTGTACCGCATGGACCCCCGGCAGATGCTCAACCAGCACATCGAGAGCGGTGCCGGGGTCACCGTCGCGGGCATACGGGTGCCGCGCGCCGAGTCGTCGTCCTTCGGTGTGATCAGTCCCGGCTCGGACGGCCAGACCGTGCAGGGCTTCCTGGAGAAGCCCGCCGACCCGCCGGGCCTGCCCGACGACCCCGGATGCGTCTTCGCCTCGATGGGCAACTACATCTTCACCACCAAGGCCCTCATCGAGGCCCTGCAGCGGGATGCGGAGGACGGCGACTCCGTGCACGACATGGGCGGTTCGATACTGCCCGCGCTGACCGACCGGGGCGAGGCCCAGCTGTACGACTTCAGCGAGAACCACGTGCCCGGTGAGACCACCCGCGACCAGGGCTACTGGCGGGACGTCGGCACGCTCGACGCGTACTACGACGCCCACATGGACCTGATCGCCGAGCGGCCCGCCTTCAACCTCTACAACCGCAGCTGGCCCGTCTACACCCACTCCGGCCAGCTGTCGCCCGCCCGCTTCAACGCCGGCGGCATCGCCAGCGAGTCGATCATCAGCGCCGGGTGCCTGATCCGGGGCCAGGTCACGCGCTCCGTGCTCTCGCCCGGCGTCCGGGTCGATCCGGGTGCCGTCGTACAGGGGTCGATCCTGCACGACAACGTGCGCATCGGGCGGGGCGCGATCGTGCGCGGGGCCGTCCTGGACAAGAACGTCGAGGTCCCGCCGGGCGCGACGATCGGCGTCAATCCGGAGCGGGACGCCGACCTGTACACCGTTTCCAAGGGCGGCGTGATCGGCCTCGGGAAGGGCCAGCACGTGTCGTAG
- a CDS encoding GH92 family glycosyl hydrolase, which yields MRWTLRTAGAVTAAALLAGALAAPAAHARDERLTDLVNPFIGTENEGNTFPGATVPFGMVQLSPDTGHKTGYRYSHTRIRGFSLVHLSGVGCRIGGDLPVLPTTGDITSTDYASYAAEFTHDSESANPGHYRVGLKTGIDAELTATARTGVQRYTFPATTKANVLLNAGQSLHTKVSNRVEILDDRTVRTTITGSGFCRGTKPYTVHTITRFDRPFTAYGTWDGTTVTGGSRTGGDGAYVRFDTTDGDRTVEATTALSYVDAEGAAGNLRAEGGRTFDEVREAARAAWEARLDDVGVTGGSDTLRRTFYSSLYRSFLAPNIGSDADGRYTGWDLKIHRAQDFTYYQNWSLWDTYRTQAQLLSLLAPREARDMALSVLRIDEEGGWLPKWGYGTVETNIMTGDPVTPFLTHAYQQGLLHGHEERAYRALRKNADGVPPAALPMLGREANREYIENGFAPYLKGRARTKPGDSDYHWGASVTLEYALSDAMLAQMARELGHEADAARYAARSQSYRAVLDPSTGFFRPRDGSGAFTGDPDPAIGEGFHEGTAWQYQWLVPQDLPGLVDLLGGRQAANNRLDAFFAYDAMKADPARTAREVWVNGPYAYYNADKYNPQNEVDLTAPYTYLSTGQPWKTTEVVHAALTLYTDGPTGMTGNDDMGTMSAWHVLSAIGIFPVQPGYDTWGLSTPVFDRVDLTLDTRYYPLGALTVTAPGTSDSRRYVQSVTVDGSSYSRTYVTSGMLRGARSLDFTVGPEPSGWGTGADEAPPALK from the coding sequence GTGAGATGGACGCTGCGCACCGCGGGGGCGGTGACGGCCGCCGCCCTGCTGGCCGGCGCGCTCGCCGCCCCGGCCGCCCACGCACGTGACGAGCGGCTCACCGACCTGGTCAACCCGTTCATCGGCACGGAGAACGAGGGCAACACCTTCCCCGGCGCGACCGTGCCCTTCGGCATGGTGCAGCTGTCGCCCGACACCGGGCACAAGACCGGCTACCGCTACTCCCACACCCGTATCCGGGGCTTCTCCCTCGTCCATCTCTCCGGCGTCGGCTGCCGGATCGGCGGCGACCTGCCGGTCCTGCCCACGACCGGCGACATCACGAGCACCGACTACGCGTCCTACGCCGCCGAGTTCACCCACGACAGCGAGAGCGCGAACCCCGGCCACTACAGGGTGGGCCTGAAGACGGGCATCGACGCCGAACTGACGGCGACCGCCCGTACCGGCGTGCAGCGCTACACCTTCCCGGCGACCACCAAGGCCAACGTGCTGCTCAACGCCGGCCAGTCGCTGCACACCAAGGTGTCGAACCGGGTCGAGATCCTCGACGACCGGACCGTACGCACGACGATCACCGGCTCCGGCTTCTGCCGGGGCACCAAGCCGTACACCGTCCACACGATCACCCGCTTCGACCGGCCCTTCACGGCGTACGGCACCTGGGACGGCACCACGGTCACCGGCGGCTCCCGGACCGGGGGCGACGGCGCCTACGTCCGCTTCGACACGACGGACGGGGACCGGACCGTCGAGGCCACCACGGCCCTGTCGTACGTCGACGCGGAGGGAGCGGCGGGCAACCTGCGCGCCGAGGGCGGGCGTACGTTCGACGAGGTCCGGGAGGCGGCCCGGGCCGCCTGGGAGGCGCGCCTCGACGACGTGGGCGTGACCGGCGGATCGGACACGCTGCGCCGGACCTTCTACTCGTCCCTCTACCGCAGCTTCCTCGCCCCCAACATCGGCAGCGACGCCGACGGCCGCTACACCGGCTGGGACCTGAAGATCCACCGCGCGCAGGACTTCACGTACTACCAGAACTGGTCCCTCTGGGACACCTATCGCACCCAGGCACAGCTTCTGTCGCTGCTGGCGCCCCGTGAGGCCAGGGACATGGCGCTGTCGGTGCTCAGGATCGACGAGGAGGGCGGCTGGCTGCCCAAGTGGGGGTACGGCACGGTCGAGACCAACATCATGACCGGCGACCCGGTCACCCCGTTCCTCACCCACGCCTACCAGCAGGGCCTGCTCCACGGCCACGAGGAGCGGGCCTACCGCGCCCTGCGGAAGAACGCCGACGGCGTGCCGCCCGCCGCCCTGCCGATGCTGGGGCGCGAGGCCAACCGGGAGTACATCGAGAACGGCTTCGCGCCCTATCTCAAGGGCCGTGCCCGCACCAAGCCGGGCGACTCGGACTACCACTGGGGCGCGTCCGTCACCCTCGAATACGCCCTGTCCGACGCGATGCTGGCCCAGATGGCACGCGAGCTGGGCCACGAGGCCGACGCCGCCCGTTACGCGGCCAGGTCGCAGAGCTACCGCGCCGTCCTCGACCCCTCGACCGGCTTCTTCCGGCCACGGGACGGCTCGGGAGCCTTCACCGGCGACCCCGATCCGGCCATCGGCGAGGGCTTCCACGAGGGCACGGCCTGGCAGTACCAATGGCTGGTACCGCAGGACCTGCCCGGCCTGGTGGATCTGCTCGGCGGCAGGCAGGCGGCCAACAACCGGCTCGATGCCTTCTTCGCGTACGACGCGATGAAGGCGGACCCGGCCCGGACGGCCCGCGAGGTGTGGGTGAACGGCCCGTACGCCTACTACAACGCGGACAAGTACAACCCGCAGAACGAGGTCGACCTCACCGCCCCGTACACCTACCTCTCCACCGGGCAGCCCTGGAAGACGACCGAGGTCGTGCACGCGGCGCTGACCCTCTACACGGACGGCCCGACCGGGATGACCGGCAACGACGACATGGGCACCATGTCCGCCTGGCACGTCCTGTCCGCGATCGGGATCTTCCCGGTGCAGCCCGGCTACGACACCTGGGGCCTGTCCACGCCGGTCTTCGACCGGGTCGACCTCACCCTCGACACCCGCTACTACCCGCTCGGCGCGCTCACGGTCACGGCACCGGGTACGTCGGACAGCCGACGGTACGTCCAGTCGGTGACCGTCGACGGGTCGTCGTACAGCCGTACGTATGTGACGAGTGGGATGTTGCGGGGTGCCCGCTCGCTCGACTTCACGGTCGGCCCGGAGCCGTCCGGGTGGGGTACGGGCGCGGATGAGGCGCCGCCCGCCCTGAAATAG
- a CDS encoding wax ester/triacylglycerol synthase family O-acyltransferase — MTSETSDLLAPLDLAFWHIDSDLHPMHLGALGVFSAHSPTAGAHAADLLAARAAAVPGLRMRIRDVWQPLLPLAFGGATRETAPDFDPLDHVRLHAPTADFHAEAGRLMERSLERGRPPWEAHVLPGDDGTSFAVLFKFHHALADGLRALTLAAGVMDPLDLPKPRPRPEQPATGLFPDVRRLPGLVRGALSDVGRALDIGASVARSGLDNLNNRSSAALVAEPTGTRRTAGVAVDLDEVHVVRKSVGGTVNDVLIAVVAGALRRWLDERGDGSEGVAPRALIPVSKRRPRTAHPQGNRLSGYLMRLPVDDPDPLRRLARVRTAMDRNKDAGPGRGAGAVALLADHVPPLGHRLGGPLVKQAARLWFDILVTSVPLPSLGLRLGGNPLTEVYPFAPLAQGQSLAVAISTYRGQVHFGLVADAEAVPDLDRFAAALSAEVETLVAACAL, encoded by the coding sequence TTGACCTCTGAGACCTCGGACCTGCTCGCCCCCCTCGACCTTGCGTTCTGGCACATCGACTCCGATCTGCACCCCATGCACCTGGGCGCCCTCGGTGTCTTCTCGGCCCACTCACCCACCGCCGGAGCCCACGCGGCCGACCTGCTCGCCGCCCGCGCCGCCGCCGTACCCGGACTGCGCATGCGCATCCGGGACGTCTGGCAGCCCCTGCTCCCGCTGGCCTTCGGGGGCGCCACCCGCGAGACCGCGCCGGACTTCGACCCGCTCGACCACGTCAGGCTGCACGCCCCGACCGCCGACTTCCACGCCGAGGCCGGACGCCTCATGGAACGCTCGCTGGAGCGCGGCCGGCCGCCCTGGGAGGCACACGTCCTGCCCGGCGATGACGGCACCTCCTTCGCCGTGCTGTTCAAGTTCCACCACGCCCTGGCCGACGGCCTGCGCGCACTGACCCTCGCCGCCGGCGTCATGGACCCCCTCGACCTGCCCAAACCGCGCCCGCGCCCCGAACAGCCGGCCACCGGCCTCTTCCCGGACGTGCGCAGGCTGCCCGGACTGGTACGCGGCGCCCTCTCCGACGTGGGCCGCGCCCTGGACATCGGCGCGTCCGTCGCCCGCTCCGGTCTGGACAACCTCAACAACCGCTCGTCGGCCGCGCTCGTCGCCGAACCGACCGGTACCCGCCGCACCGCCGGTGTCGCCGTCGACCTCGACGAGGTCCACGTCGTGCGCAAGTCCGTCGGCGGCACCGTGAACGACGTGCTCATCGCCGTGGTCGCGGGGGCCCTGCGGCGCTGGCTCGACGAGCGCGGCGACGGGAGCGAGGGTGTCGCCCCGCGCGCGCTCATCCCCGTCTCCAAACGGCGTCCGCGCACCGCGCATCCTCAGGGCAACCGGCTCTCCGGGTACCTGATGCGGCTGCCCGTCGACGACCCGGACCCGCTCCGGCGCCTGGCCCGCGTACGGACGGCCATGGACCGCAACAAGGACGCCGGCCCCGGGCGGGGCGCCGGCGCGGTCGCACTGCTCGCCGACCATGTGCCGCCGCTCGGGCACCGGCTCGGCGGACCGCTGGTCAAGCAGGCCGCCCGCCTCTGGTTCGACATCCTCGTCACCAGCGTGCCGCTGCCCAGCCTCGGCCTCCGGCTCGGCGGCAACCCGCTCACCGAGGTCTACCCCTTCGCCCCGCTCGCCCAGGGCCAGTCACTGGCGGTCGCCATCTCGACCTACCGGGGGCAGGTCCACTTCGGGCTCGTCGCGGACGCGGAAGCCGTCCCGGACCTCGACCGGTTCGCCGCCGCGCTGTCCGCGGAGGTGGAGACGCTCGTCGCCGCCTGCGCCCTGTGA
- a CDS encoding SDR family NAD(P)-dependent oxidoreductase codes for MTVTEDGPTAVDGSGDVGDVSYGPGIDPERMAVCLAVLEELDKLDVDHPDAIAVRRATAGVYRTVKQRRRQERRASKTAHDKAVTESTATGSAQRIDDETEGILPSSVTEEGQIAGILQRPRSCYTCKTRYVEVDYFYHQLCQNCAAENRSRRDARTDLTGKRALLTGGRAKIGMYIALRLLRDGAHTTITTRFPKDAIRRFKAMDDSADWLHRLEVVGTDLRDPAQVVALADRVAEQGPLDILINNATQTVRRLPSAYAALVEAESAPLPAGELPAHHVIGAFNSGAVDGLAALPVGISGIDAQKVADLALVAGNASIARHLDGTAIDAGGLVPDVVDTNTWVQTIEQISPVELLETQLCNYTAPFILISKLRPAMAGAARAAVSKRAYVVNVSAMEGVFGRGYKGAGHPNTNAAKAAMNMVTRTSAQEMFQADGILMTSVDTGWITDERPHYDKLRLADEGFHAPLDLVDGAARVYDPIVRGEAGEDLYGVFMKDYAPGKW; via the coding sequence ATGACGGTGACAGAGGACGGCCCGACGGCCGTGGACGGCTCGGGCGACGTGGGCGACGTCTCCTACGGCCCCGGCATCGACCCCGAGCGCATGGCCGTCTGCCTCGCCGTGCTCGAAGAGCTCGACAAACTGGACGTCGACCACCCCGACGCAATCGCCGTGCGCCGCGCCACCGCCGGCGTCTACCGCACGGTCAAGCAGCGCCGCCGGCAGGAGCGCCGGGCCTCCAAGACCGCCCACGACAAGGCGGTCACCGAGTCCACGGCGACCGGCTCCGCCCAGCGCATCGACGACGAGACCGAGGGCATCCTGCCGTCGTCGGTGACCGAGGAGGGGCAGATCGCCGGGATACTCCAGCGCCCGCGCTCCTGCTACACCTGCAAGACCCGCTACGTCGAGGTCGACTACTTCTACCACCAGCTCTGCCAGAACTGCGCCGCCGAGAACCGCTCCCGCCGCGACGCCCGCACCGACCTCACCGGCAAGCGCGCGCTGCTCACCGGCGGCCGGGCCAAGATCGGCATGTACATCGCGCTGCGGCTGCTGCGCGACGGCGCGCACACCACGATCACCACGCGCTTCCCCAAGGACGCCATCCGCCGCTTCAAGGCCATGGACGACTCGGCGGACTGGCTCCACCGCCTGGAGGTCGTCGGCACCGACCTGCGCGACCCCGCACAGGTCGTGGCCCTGGCCGACCGGGTCGCCGAGCAGGGTCCGCTCGACATCCTCATCAACAACGCGACGCAGACCGTACGCCGGCTGCCCTCCGCGTACGCCGCGCTGGTCGAGGCCGAGAGCGCCCCGCTGCCGGCCGGTGAGCTGCCCGCCCACCACGTCATCGGCGCCTTCAACTCCGGTGCGGTCGACGGACTGGCCGCGCTGCCCGTCGGTATCAGCGGCATCGACGCCCAGAAGGTCGCCGACCTCGCCCTGGTCGCGGGCAACGCCAGCATCGCCCGGCACCTCGACGGCACCGCCATCGACGCGGGCGGTCTCGTCCCCGACGTCGTCGACACCAACACCTGGGTGCAGACCATCGAGCAGATCTCCCCGGTGGAGCTCCTCGAAACCCAGCTGTGCAACTACACGGCACCGTTCATCCTGATCAGCAAGCTGCGGCCGGCGATGGCCGGGGCGGCGCGCGCCGCGGTCAGCAAGCGGGCGTATGTCGTCAACGTCTCGGCGATGGAGGGTGTGTTCGGGCGCGGGTACAAGGGTGCGGGCCATCCGAACACGAACGCCGCGAAGGCCGCGATGAACATGGTGACGCGGACCAGCGCGCAGGAGATGTTCCAGGCCGACGGGATCCTGATGACCTCGGTCGACACGGGCTGGATCACCGACGAACGTCCTCACTACGACAAGCTGCGCCTGGCCGACGAGGGGTTCCACGCGCCGCTTGATCTTGTCGACGGGGCGGCTCGTGTGTACGACCCGATCGTGCGGGGCGAGGCGGGGGAGGACCTGTACGGGGTCTTCATGAAGGACTACGCGCCCGGTAAGTGGTAA